From one Haloferax marinisediminis genomic stretch:
- a CDS encoding DNA-directed DNA polymerase II small subunit produces the protein MPLETPARIVRALVSRGYNAEREAVTLIAGSDDPGVTLAQVVDSVPDDALRITADHVREVLASAPAADPPGTAAPSAAAATDPSVSAATSGEGSEPVGKSTPNEAKVSAGGRTTDPTLRSLEIANDMTGQSTGTGEYDDFVKVFRDRYEKLSKMLRGRVNHRPAKAISKMSGGEDAELIGLVNDVRSTKSGHWIVELEDTTGTFPCLVMKDKDIASYVNELLLDECIAVQGTLSGDAGILFVDSMHFPDVPRGHRPNTADRHVQAALISDVHVGSQEFMAEAWNRFADWLHTEEAEHVEYLLIAGDMVEGVGVYPNQDEELDVIDIYDQYETFSEHLKSVPGDLDIVMIPGNHDAVRLAEPQPGFDDELRDIMSAHDAKITSNPSMVTLEGVNILMYHGVSLDEVIAELPAEKASYDEPHKAMYQLLKKRHVAPQFGGHTRLAPEKLDYLVMEDVPDIFHTGHVHKLGWGKYHNVLAVNSGCWQSQTDFQKSVNIDPDSGYAPIVDLDTLNMTVRKFS, from the coding sequence GTGCCACTGGAGACGCCGGCGCGCATCGTCCGGGCACTCGTCAGTCGCGGCTACAACGCCGAACGCGAGGCCGTGACGCTCATCGCTGGGTCGGACGACCCGGGTGTGACACTCGCCCAGGTCGTCGACTCGGTCCCGGACGACGCGCTTCGTATCACTGCTGACCACGTCCGCGAGGTGCTCGCGTCTGCACCCGCCGCGGACCCTCCGGGAACTGCGGCCCCGAGTGCTGCCGCTGCGACAGACCCCTCTGTTTCCGCTGCAACATCGGGAGAGGGGTCCGAACCTGTTGGTAAATCGACTCCAAACGAAGCGAAGGTCTCGGCAGGTGGGCGAACGACAGACCCCACTCTTCGGTCGCTCGAAATCGCGAACGACATGACCGGCCAGTCGACCGGAACTGGCGAGTACGACGACTTCGTGAAGGTGTTCCGCGACCGGTACGAGAAACTCTCGAAGATGCTGCGCGGGCGCGTCAACCACCGTCCGGCGAAGGCCATCTCCAAGATGTCTGGTGGCGAGGATGCCGAACTCATCGGTCTCGTCAACGACGTTCGCTCGACGAAGAGTGGCCACTGGATTGTCGAACTCGAAGACACGACCGGGACGTTCCCGTGTCTCGTGATGAAGGACAAAGACATCGCGTCGTACGTCAACGAACTCCTCTTAGACGAGTGTATCGCGGTGCAAGGGACGCTTTCGGGCGACGCGGGTATCCTCTTCGTCGACTCGATGCACTTCCCGGACGTTCCACGGGGCCACAGGCCGAACACTGCAGACCGCCACGTGCAGGCGGCGCTCATCTCGGACGTCCACGTCGGCAGTCAAGAGTTCATGGCCGAGGCGTGGAATCGGTTCGCCGATTGGCTTCACACCGAGGAAGCAGAGCACGTCGAGTATCTGCTCATCGCCGGTGACATGGTCGAAGGTGTCGGTGTCTACCCGAATCAGGACGAAGAACTCGACGTCATCGACATCTACGACCAGTACGAGACGTTCTCGGAGCACCTCAAGTCGGTTCCGGGCGACCTCGACATCGTGATGATTCCGGGCAACCACGACGCGGTTCGCCTCGCGGAACCACAACCGGGATTCGACGACGAACTTCGCGACATCATGTCCGCCCACGACGCCAAAATCACGAGTAATCCATCGATGGTCACGCTCGAAGGCGTCAACATCCTCATGTACCACGGTGTCTCGCTGGACGAGGTCATCGCCGAACTCCCCGCGGAGAAAGCGAGTTACGACGAACCGCACAAGGCGATGTACCAGCTACTCAAAAAGCGCCACGTCGCCCCGCAGTTCGGTGGTCACACACGTCTCGCCCCCGAAAAACTCGACTACCTCGTCATGGAAGACGTGCCGGACATCTTCCACACCGGCCACGTCCACAAACTCGGGTGGGGCAAGTACCACAACGTCCTCGCGGTCAACTCCGGCTGTTGGCAGTCACAGACCGACTTCCAGAAATCCGTCAATATCGACCCCGATTCGGGGTACGCACCCATCGTCGACCTCGACACGCTGAACATGACGGTCAGGAAGTTCTCCTGA
- a CDS encoding S26 family signal peptidase, translating into MLKRLRTADDGPLLFIREALISAFTVVAVGFLLFAISGVWPPMVAVESGSMEPHMHKGDLVFITGPDRYSPDAAIEGTSVVTAETGAAVGYRTFGGNGNVIVYDNPGVGGPPIIHRAMLWVEEGENWYDRANPAYVSADSCAELANCPAEYSGFITKGDNNPRYDQVSGISEPVRPEWVQGVARIRIPFLGWVRLTLASTLSTTTPIGPVPVEQALAPMEQTPSPFEQTVAPFEQPLAPFEQTTPLTEPTSPVHDAQRSLAA; encoded by the coding sequence TTGCTCAAACGCCTCCGAACGGCGGACGATGGCCCACTGCTGTTCATCCGTGAAGCGTTGATAAGCGCGTTCACGGTGGTAGCCGTCGGCTTCCTTCTGTTCGCCATCAGTGGCGTCTGGCCCCCGATGGTCGCCGTCGAGAGCGGAAGCATGGAACCACACATGCACAAAGGTGACCTCGTGTTCATCACCGGCCCAGACCGGTACTCCCCCGACGCGGCCATCGAAGGAACGTCCGTCGTCACCGCCGAGACCGGTGCAGCGGTCGGCTATCGGACGTTCGGTGGGAACGGAAACGTCATCGTCTACGACAACCCGGGTGTCGGCGGACCACCGATCATCCATCGCGCGATGCTCTGGGTCGAAGAGGGTGAAAACTGGTACGACAGAGCCAACCCAGCGTATGTGTCGGCCGATAGCTGTGCCGAGCTCGCCAACTGTCCAGCCGAGTACTCCGGGTTCATCACCAAGGGAGACAACAACCCGCGCTACGACCAGGTGAGTGGAATCAGCGAGCCGGTTCGACCTGAGTGGGTCCAAGGTGTCGCCCGCATCCGCATCCCGTTCCTCGGCTGGGTCCGGCTGACCCTCGCGAGCACGTTGTCGACGACGACACCAATCGGTCCGGTTCCAGTCGAGCAGGCACTGGCTCCCATGGAGCAGACACCGTCACCCTTCGAGCAGACAGTAGCACCCTTTGAGCAACCACTAGCACCCTTCGAACAGACCACGCCGCTCACCGAACCCACCAGTCCGGTACACGACGCACAGCGCTCGCTCGCGGCGTAA
- a CDS encoding Cdc6/Cdc18 family protein, which yields MGEDENSQGGNRREEADDTARNGDAESTDVSAEDIDIQASIGPDTEVPDDVDQHKDPDVGLDKVVLNDDEGSKGLFDDLLAGEPIFENKEVLRPSYTPHELPHRTDQINQMATILVSALRGETPSNILIYGKTGTGKTASAKFVSQELESTSQKYDVPCEVEYINCEVTDTQYRVLAQLANKFIEKNFERIEAELDRLDEMRTRATEDPNALVDTPYDSIAEIDERAEELETDADEMETVPMTGWPTDRVYTTFFDAVDYKERVVVIMLDEIDKLVEKSGDDTLYNLSRMNSELTNSRISIMGISNDLKFTDFLDPRVKSSLGEEEIVFPPYDANQLRDILQHRADVAFKGGALTDDVIPLCAAFAAQEHGDARRALDLLRTAGELAERGQADTVEEAHVRQAQDKIELDRVVEVVRTLPTQSKIVLFAIILLEKNGVRNINTGEVFNIYKRLCEEIDADVLTQRRVTDLISELDMLGIVNAVVVSKGRYGRTKEISLSVPIDETEAVLLTDSRLGDIESAQPFVQARFDN from the coding sequence ATGGGCGAGGACGAAAATTCACAAGGTGGTAACCGACGAGAAGAGGCGGACGACACTGCGCGTAACGGAGACGCGGAGTCGACCGACGTATCCGCCGAGGATATCGATATCCAGGCGAGTATCGGCCCGGATACCGAGGTTCCGGACGACGTAGACCAGCACAAAGACCCCGACGTGGGACTCGACAAAGTCGTCTTGAACGACGACGAGGGGTCGAAGGGTCTGTTCGACGACCTTCTCGCGGGAGAACCAATCTTCGAGAACAAAGAGGTGCTTCGCCCCTCGTACACGCCACACGAACTTCCCCACCGTACCGACCAAATCAACCAGATGGCGACGATTCTCGTCTCTGCACTTCGGGGCGAGACGCCGTCGAACATTCTCATCTACGGAAAGACCGGGACCGGAAAGACCGCGAGCGCGAAGTTCGTGAGTCAGGAACTGGAGTCCACCTCCCAGAAGTACGACGTCCCGTGTGAAGTCGAGTACATCAATTGCGAGGTGACGGACACGCAGTATCGCGTGCTCGCACAACTCGCGAACAAGTTCATCGAGAAGAACTTCGAACGCATCGAAGCCGAACTCGACCGACTCGACGAGATGCGCACGCGAGCGACCGAAGACCCGAACGCGCTCGTCGACACGCCGTACGACTCTATCGCGGAGATAGACGAACGCGCAGAAGAGTTGGAGACCGACGCCGACGAGATGGAGACCGTCCCGATGACAGGGTGGCCCACCGACCGCGTCTATACGACGTTCTTCGACGCCGTCGACTACAAAGAACGGGTGGTCGTCATCATGCTCGACGAAATCGACAAACTCGTCGAGAAATCGGGCGACGACACGCTCTACAACCTCTCTCGGATGAACTCGGAACTCACCAACTCGCGTATCTCCATCATGGGTATCTCGAACGACCTGAAGTTCACTGACTTCCTCGACCCACGAGTCAAGTCGAGTCTCGGTGAGGAGGAGATCGTCTTCCCCCCGTACGACGCGAACCAACTTCGCGACATTCTCCAGCACCGCGCCGACGTGGCGTTCAAAGGCGGCGCGTTGACCGACGACGTCATCCCGCTGTGTGCTGCGTTCGCCGCACAGGAACACGGTGACGCCCGCCGTGCCCTCGACTTGCTTCGGACTGCCGGTGAACTCGCCGAGCGCGGACAGGCCGACACGGTCGAAGAGGCGCACGTCCGACAGGCACAGGACAAGATAGAACTCGACCGCGTCGTCGAAGTCGTCCGGACGCTCCCCACGCAGTCGAAAATCGTCCTCTTCGCTATCATCCTCCTCGAGAAGAACGGCGTTCGCAACATCAACACCGGCGAGGTGTTCAACATCTACAAGCGCCTCTGCGAGGAGATCGACGCCGACGTACTCACACAGCGTCGCGTGACCGACCTCATCTCGGAACTCGACATGCTCGGTATCGTCAACGCTGTCGTCGTCTCGAAAGGACGCTACGGCCGAACGAAGGAGATCAGTCTCTCAGTCCCCATCGACGAGACCGAGGCCGTCTTACTCACCGACTCGCGCCTCGGCGACATCGAGAGCGCGCAACCGTTCGTGCAGGCGCGGTTCGACAACTGA
- a CDS encoding Era-like GTP-binding protein yields the protein MGLLTDLRDSISRVVDRLFSESEPKRIGIYGPPNAGKTTLANRIARDWTGDAIGPESHIPHETRRARRKENVEIERNGKKVTIDIVDTPGVTTKVDYKEFLEHDMEKDDAVRRSREATEGVAEAMHWLREDVDGVIYVLDSTKDPISQVNTMLIGIIESQDLPVLIFANKIDLEESNVERIANAYPQHETVELSALEGENMDEVYAKIAEYFA from the coding sequence ATGGGACTGCTCACAGATCTAAGAGACAGCATCTCACGAGTCGTCGACCGGCTCTTTTCGGAGAGCGAGCCGAAGCGGATCGGTATTTATGGCCCGCCCAACGCCGGGAAGACGACTCTCGCAAATCGTATCGCCCGTGATTGGACCGGTGACGCAATCGGTCCCGAGAGCCACATCCCTCACGAGACCCGTCGCGCACGACGGAAGGAGAACGTGGAGATCGAACGGAACGGCAAGAAAGTCACCATCGACATCGTCGACACGCCGGGTGTCACGACGAAGGTCGACTACAAGGAGTTCCTCGAACACGACATGGAGAAAGACGACGCCGTCCGTCGGTCGCGCGAAGCGACCGAAGGTGTCGCCGAAGCCATGCACTGGCTCCGTGAGGACGTCGACGGCGTCATCTACGTCCTCGACAGCACGAAAGACCCAATCTCGCAGGTCAACACGATGCTCATCGGGATCATCGAGAGCCAAGACCTGCCGGTGCTCATCTTCGCCAACAAAATCGACCTCGAAGAGTCGAACGTCGAGCGTATCGCCAACGCGTACCCGCAACACGAGACGGTCGAACTCTCGGCACTCGAGGGAGAGAACATGGACGAAGTGTACGCCAAAATAGCGGAGTACTTCGCGTGA
- a CDS encoding DUF2073 domain-containing protein: MPEATASENGSGGVQIDLFSGNRMANLTSMEKIRLILDGVRDGNIVILEEGLSPDEESKLIEVTMAEISPDEFNGIEIETYPRSQTADQSFLDRLMGRQSTQKLTVIGPANQIQTLHKDENLISALVSRK; encoded by the coding sequence ATGCCTGAAGCAACGGCGTCCGAAAACGGTTCTGGCGGGGTCCAGATAGACCTCTTCAGTGGTAACAGGATGGCAAACCTCACGAGCATGGAGAAGATTCGTCTCATCCTCGACGGCGTTCGTGATGGGAACATCGTCATCCTCGAAGAGGGGCTCTCACCCGACGAAGAGTCGAAGCTCATCGAAGTGACGATGGCTGAGATAAGCCCCGACGAGTTCAACGGCATCGAGATCGAGACGTATCCGCGCTCGCAGACCGCAGACCAGAGTTTCCTCGACCGACTCATGGGTCGGCAATCGACACAGAAACTCACGGTCATCGGTCCGGCGAACCAGATTCAAACGCTCCACAAAGACGAGAACCTCATTAGCGCGCTCGTCTCGCGGAAGTAG
- a CDS encoding OapC/ArvC family zinc-ribbon domain-containing protein → MPHQCTTCSKVFPDGSKEMLSGCPNCGGNKFQFKPASSSGGPAGTTAGGSDDTHTQRGAGTRDLTSSAADAVRERAAATESRPDTGDEEVTVSDWVNSKQGPEPAADAGPAGSPGASSTDSPSTPANDSPSVPASDSPSGSSTEPSDDPTGDPSSRGWGEWPSAPDKMAESDATTDTAAGEPTVSETDTSSDHSPHIRARETDEDNSQKSARSDVVTPEELAALDAQRRDSEPQTQPGVTPSDRDETADAPDTSPPSSASSDTTAPTDTPPDVDGTAIEPSSEERPNLDQLREELNDQFESIKIVNPGQYELNLMELYDRDEYIISLREDGRYVIEVPDSWGPGSRED, encoded by the coding sequence ATGCCACATCAATGCACGACGTGCAGTAAGGTGTTCCCCGACGGTTCGAAAGAGATGCTCTCGGGGTGCCCAAACTGCGGCGGCAACAAATTCCAGTTCAAGCCCGCGTCCAGTTCCGGCGGTCCCGCCGGGACCACCGCGGGCGGCAGTGACGACACTCACACGCAGCGCGGCGCCGGAACGCGGGACTTGACGTCGTCCGCGGCCGACGCCGTCCGTGAACGGGCGGCAGCGACCGAATCCCGCCCCGACACCGGTGACGAAGAAGTAACGGTCAGCGACTGGGTGAACTCCAAGCAAGGCCCCGAGCCGGCCGCAGACGCCGGTCCCGCCGGTTCTCCAGGTGCGTCTTCGACTGACTCACCGAGTACACCCGCGAACGATTCGCCGAGTGTACCCGCAAGCGACTCACCGAGTGGCAGTTCGACGGAACCGTCGGACGACCCAACAGGCGACCCGTCGTCCCGAGGATGGGGCGAGTGGCCCAGCGCCCCCGACAAGATGGCGGAGTCTGACGCCACGACCGACACCGCTGCAGGCGAACCGACGGTGTCGGAAACGGATACGTCGAGCGACCACAGTCCTCACATTCGCGCACGGGAAACCGACGAGGACAACTCCCAGAAGAGCGCTCGAAGCGACGTCGTCACCCCAGAAGAACTCGCGGCGCTCGACGCGCAACGCCGCGACTCCGAACCGCAGACGCAACCGGGTGTGACTCCGTCGGACCGCGACGAGACGGCTGACGCACCGGACACGTCTCCACCGAGCAGTGCCTCATCCGACACGACCGCTCCAACCGACACACCGCCAGACGTCGATGGGACGGCCATCGAACCCTCCTCTGAGGAGCGACCAAACCTCGACCAACTCCGCGAGGAACTCAACGACCAGTTCGAGAGCATCAAAATCGTCAACCCCGGTCAGTACGAACTCAACTTGATGGAACTGTACGACCGAGACGAGTACATCATCTCACTTCGCGAAGACGGTCGGTACGTCATCGAAGTCCCCGACTCGTGGGGCCCCGGTTCGCGAGAAGACTGA
- a CDS encoding DEAD/DEAH box helicase codes for MPASEDVAYVDHPLLVPSFIERRLYQIRLAGAARDDHTLVCLPTGLGKTTVSLLVTAERLYEVGGKSLFLAPTKPLVQQHADFYREALTIPDDEIVVFTGDVRPDDRAELWEEAQIIIATPQVIENDLIGNRISLRDVTHLTFDECHRASGDYAYVYIAERYHADAADPLVTGMSASPGGDEEAILEVCENLGIADVEVMTEGDADVDEYTHDTDVEWNRIQLPDEILEIRDALNEVITDRLEKLKQLGVARSTKPDVSQKDLNRMRAELQRLMNADKSEGYKGMSTHAEVMKLRRAVELVETQSVESVRRYFERQRNAARSSGASKASQRLVAEPKVREAMRKAESFDGLHPKFRKTRILLAETLGIHDGERVIVFTESRDTAEALTEFLSENFSVQRFVGQGDREGSDGMSQKEQQETLDKFRSGEFEVLVSTSVAEEGLDVPEVDLVLFFEPVPTAIRSIQRKGRTGRQADGRVVVLLAEDTRDEAYFWISRRREKTMQNELRELKGAAPEIEAELDHSQRDLAEFSGGESTGNAGVDGAATAETGQSAASPSADAADAADGTESVATASATNGQSGLADFGPSDEQLARAEPDDEAEGESEGETESADGSDDAENSDDDTNAGTIAKAGSDDGVEIVVDQRELDSHIARTLSKRDDLTTRLETLAVGDYILSDRVAVERKSVSDFLDTLTGGDRSLFEQIADLTRHYARPLLIVEGRGLYEERNIHPGAIRGALSSVAVDFGVSVLFTEDEDDTAEMLATIATREQTDRERSVSVHGGKSAKTLDEQQEYVVSAIADIGPVTARTLLEAFGSVEAVMTANEDDLQDVRGVGKVTAERIREVVGSEYR; via the coding sequence ATGCCGGCCTCTGAGGACGTCGCGTACGTCGACCACCCGCTACTCGTCCCGTCGTTCATCGAGCGACGGCTCTACCAGATTCGACTCGCAGGCGCCGCGCGCGACGACCACACGCTCGTCTGTCTGCCGACCGGTCTCGGGAAGACGACGGTCAGTCTGCTCGTCACGGCCGAGCGACTGTACGAAGTCGGCGGCAAGTCGCTGTTCCTCGCCCCGACGAAACCACTCGTCCAACAGCACGCCGACTTCTACCGTGAGGCCCTCACCATTCCCGACGACGAAATCGTGGTCTTCACCGGTGACGTTCGACCCGACGACCGGGCCGAACTCTGGGAAGAAGCCCAGATAATCATCGCGACACCGCAGGTCATCGAGAACGACCTCATCGGGAACCGAATCTCCCTCCGTGACGTGACGCACCTCACGTTCGACGAGTGTCACCGCGCGAGTGGTGACTACGCCTACGTCTACATCGCAGAGCGATACCACGCCGACGCGGCAGACCCACTCGTCACCGGGATGAGTGCCTCGCCCGGCGGCGACGAGGAAGCCATCCTCGAAGTCTGTGAGAACCTCGGTATCGCCGACGTGGAGGTGATGACCGAAGGCGATGCCGACGTCGACGAGTACACGCACGACACGGACGTGGAGTGGAACCGTATCCAACTCCCCGACGAGATTCTGGAGATACGCGACGCGCTCAACGAAGTCATCACCGACCGACTGGAGAAACTCAAGCAGTTGGGCGTCGCGCGCTCGACCAAACCCGACGTCTCGCAAAAAGACCTCAACAGGATGCGAGCGGAACTCCAGCGACTGATGAACGCGGACAAGTCGGAGGGGTACAAGGGGATGTCCACGCACGCGGAGGTGATGAAACTCCGACGAGCGGTCGAACTCGTCGAGACGCAGTCGGTCGAATCCGTCCGACGCTACTTCGAACGCCAGCGGAACGCGGCCCGTTCGTCGGGCGCGTCGAAGGCGAGTCAGCGACTCGTCGCCGAACCGAAGGTCCGCGAAGCGATGCGGAAAGCAGAGTCGTTCGACGGTCTCCACCCGAAGTTTCGGAAGACGCGAATCCTCCTCGCCGAGACACTCGGCATCCACGACGGAGAACGCGTCATCGTGTTCACCGAGTCCCGCGACACTGCCGAGGCGTTGACGGAGTTCCTCTCGGAGAACTTCTCCGTCCAGCGATTCGTCGGACAGGGAGACCGCGAGGGGTCCGACGGGATGTCTCAGAAAGAACAGCAGGAGACGCTCGACAAATTCCGCAGCGGGGAGTTCGAAGTCCTCGTCTCCACGTCTGTCGCCGAAGAGGGACTGGACGTGCCGGAAGTCGACCTCGTGCTCTTTTTCGAACCTGTGCCGACGGCAATTCGCTCTATCCAGCGCAAAGGCCGAACTGGTCGCCAAGCCGACGGGCGCGTGGTCGTCCTCCTCGCCGAGGACACGCGTGACGAGGCGTACTTCTGGATTTCACGCCGCCGCGAAAAGACGATGCAGAACGAACTTCGTGAACTGAAGGGTGCCGCGCCTGAAATCGAGGCCGAACTCGACCACTCTCAACGTGACCTCGCAGAATTCTCGGGTGGCGAGTCCACCGGAAACGCAGGGGTCGATGGCGCGGCGACCGCGGAAACTGGGCAAAGCGCTGCGTCGCCGTCCGCTGATGCCGCCGACGCCGCCGACGGTACCGAATCAGTCGCCACGGCGAGCGCAACGAACGGGCAGTCCGGCCTCGCAGACTTCGGACCCTCTGACGAGCAACTGGCACGGGCCGAACCCGACGACGAGGCCGAGGGAGAATCCGAAGGTGAGACCGAATCTGCCGACGGGAGTGACGACGCCGAAAACAGCGACGACGACACCAACGCAGGCACGATTGCGAAAGCCGGGTCCGACGACGGCGTCGAAATCGTCGTCGACCAGCGCGAACTCGACTCCCACATCGCGCGGACGCTCTCGAAACGTGACGACCTCACGACTCGACTCGAAACGCTGGCCGTCGGCGACTACATCCTCTCGGACCGCGTCGCAGTCGAACGAAAGAGCGTCTCTGACTTCCTCGACACGTTGACCGGTGGTGACCGCTCGTTGTTCGAGCAAATCGCCGACCTGACACGACACTACGCCCGTCCGTTACTCATCGTCGAGGGAAGAGGCCTCTACGAAGAGCGGAACATCCACCCCGGCGCGATTCGCGGCGCACTCTCGTCTGTCGCCGTGGACTTCGGCGTGAGCGTCCTCTTCACCGAGGACGAAGACGACACCGCCGAGATGCTCGCCACCATCGCGACACGCGAGCAGACAGACCGCGAACGAAGCGTGAGCGTCCACGGCGGAAAGAGCGCGAAGACGCTCGACGAGCAACAGGAGTACGTCGTCTCCGCCATCGCCGACATCGGTCCCGTGACTGCGCGGACCTTACTCGAAGCGTTCGGCAGCGTCGAAGCGGTGATGACGGCGAACGAAGACGACCTGCAGGACGTCCGTGGCGTCGGGAAGGTCACCGCCGAACGGATTCGTGAAGTCGTCGGGTCTGAGTACCGCTGA
- a CDS encoding universal stress protein, producing MQILIPIDGTDASQRALDFAIDMAVGMGATLHVVHFTNNETDATDAIMDDARERLVASDVPDEPELTTITVDVWNADRVGEEILATVAKHGYDHVVMGHHEDGPVERAVFGSAAETVLRAEAVPMTVVP from the coding sequence ATGCAGATTCTCATTCCCATCGACGGCACCGACGCCAGTCAGCGCGCCCTCGACTTCGCCATCGACATGGCTGTCGGCATGGGAGCAACACTTCACGTCGTCCACTTCACCAACAACGAGACAGATGCCACTGACGCGATTATGGACGACGCACGCGAGCGCCTCGTCGCGTCGGACGTCCCAGACGAACCGGAACTGACGACCATCACGGTAGACGTGTGGAACGCCGACCGAGTCGGAGAGGAGATTCTCGCCACAGTCGCGAAACACGGGTACGACCACGTCGTCATGGGTCACCACGAAGACGGCCCCGTCGAGCGCGCGGTCTTCGGCAGTGCTGCAGAGACGGTCCTCCGTGCAGAAGCAGTCCCGATGACCGTAGTCCCCTGA
- a CDS encoding Sjogren's syndrome/scleroderma autoantigen 1 family protein, with the protein MSEFDKEAERQRLREKYERDEEKRRSTQRMSELLLKGATMTNKHCDQCGDPIFRYDGQEFCPTCQTQGQAAASADEDAESAAEAVAEAEAAPETAEATNEQQTVAEPTTSADATSTPQPGNGQTEAVQEQAQAAREYTPRDVGEQQSSGRRAQSGGVDKRSSSARQTASGDVSGARESLVRTLTWAAEQAESTDDPRRAKEFLAAAREAAEAIAALDR; encoded by the coding sequence ATGAGCGAGTTCGACAAGGAGGCAGAACGTCAGCGACTTCGGGAGAAGTACGAGCGAGACGAAGAGAAACGTCGCTCGACACAGCGGATGAGCGAGTTGCTCCTGAAGGGCGCGACGATGACGAACAAGCACTGCGACCAGTGTGGCGACCCCATCTTCCGTTACGACGGACAGGAGTTCTGTCCGACCTGCCAGACGCAGGGACAGGCCGCCGCGAGCGCGGACGAAGATGCCGAGAGCGCCGCCGAAGCGGTCGCAGAAGCGGAGGCGGCACCGGAGACTGCTGAGGCAACGAACGAACAGCAGACCGTCGCCGAACCGACGACTTCCGCCGATGCCACGTCGACACCGCAACCCGGCAACGGCCAGACAGAGGCTGTCCAAGAACAAGCGCAGGCCGCCCGCGAGTACACGCCACGCGACGTCGGCGAGCAACAGTCGTCGGGGCGCCGGGCACAGTCCGGTGGCGTCGACAAACGGAGTTCGTCGGCCCGCCAGACTGCGTCTGGCGACGTTTCGGGTGCGCGCGAGTCCCTCGTTCGAACGCTGACGTGGGCCGCAGAGCAGGCAGAGTCGACCGACGACCCGCGTCGTGCGAAGGAGTTCCTCGCTGCCGCACGTGAGGCGGCCGAGGCGATCGCCGCGCTGGACCGATAG
- the mdh gene encoding malate dehydrogenase, translating into MTKVSVIGAAGTVGAAAGYNLALRDVCDELVFVDIPKMEDKTVGQAADTNHGIAYDSNTVVTQGGYEDTAGSDVVVITAGIPRQPGQTRIDLAGDNAPIMDDIGSSLAEYNDDFVSITTSNPVDLLNRHLYETGDRDRHKVIGFGGRLDSARFRYVLSQRFDAPVKNVDATILGEHGDAQVPVFSKVRVNGNDPAFSADEKDEILGDLKESAMDVIERKGATQWGPATGVAHMVEAVLHDTGEVLPGSLVLDGEYGYEDTAFGVPVKLGSNGIEEVVEWDLDDYEAELMDDAAEKLRDQYNKIA; encoded by the coding sequence ATGACGAAAGTTAGCGTGATTGGCGCGGCCGGCACTGTCGGCGCTGCGGCTGGATACAACCTCGCGCTTCGTGACGTCTGCGACGAACTCGTGTTCGTAGACATCCCGAAGATGGAAGACAAGACGGTCGGACAGGCGGCCGACACGAACCACGGCATCGCGTACGACTCGAACACGGTCGTTACGCAGGGTGGCTACGAGGACACCGCCGGGTCCGACGTGGTCGTCATCACGGCGGGCATCCCACGCCAGCCAGGTCAGACTCGTATCGACCTCGCGGGCGACAACGCCCCCATCATGGACGACATCGGCTCCTCGCTCGCAGAGTACAACGACGACTTCGTCTCCATCACGACGTCGAACCCCGTCGACCTGCTCAACCGTCACCTGTACGAGACGGGCGACCGAGACCGCCACAAAGTCATCGGCTTCGGTGGCCGTCTCGACTCCGCACGCTTCCGCTACGTCCTGAGCCAGCGCTTCGACGCGCCGGTCAAGAACGTCGACGCGACCATCCTCGGCGAACACGGTGACGCGCAGGTCCCCGTCTTCTCGAAGGTCCGTGTCAACGGCAACGACCCTGCGTTCTCCGCCGACGAGAAGGACGAGATTCTCGGCGACCTCAAGGAGTCCGCCATGGACGTCATCGAGCGCAAGGGCGCGACCCAGTGGGGTCCGGCGACGGGCGTCGCTCACATGGTCGAAGCCGTTCTGCACGACACCGGCGAAGTGCTCCCCGGTTCGCTCGTCCTCGACGGCGAGTACGGCTACGAGGACACCGCCTTCGGCGTCCCCGTCAAACTCGGCTCCAACGGCATCGAAGAGGTCGTCGAGTGGGACCTCGACGACTACGAGGCCGAACTCATGGACGACGCCGCCGAGAAGCTCCGCGACCAGTACAACAAAATCGCGTAA